From Pseudomonas hefeiensis, one genomic window encodes:
- a CDS encoding M48 family metalloprotease has product MTFLRPTLLTLACLLASPGFADDLPSLGDASSAIVSPQQEHQLGRAWLALLRSQVSQLNDPLLKDYVESSVYKLVETSQVNDRRLEFILINSPQLNAFAAPGGIVGVNGGLFLNAQTEGEYASVMAHELAHLSQRHFARGVEAQQRMQVPMMAALLAGIVIAAAGGGDAGIAAIAGTQAAAIQEQRRFSRQNEQEADRIGIQNLEKAGYDPRSMPSMFERLMRQYRFDARPPEFLLTHPVTESRIADTRNRAEQARPGGIEDSMRYQLIRARVKLIYEETPGLGAKRFRAQLDENPKNDVARYGLAIAQIKGGQLNEARENLKQLLVKSPNEIIYNLAQVDLDITSNKLPDAQARVDRMLTQYPGNYPLNQVRVDLLLKQNRPADAEKALEDLLKTRPDDPDVWYMVAETRGLSGNIIGLHQARAEYFALVGDYRQAIQQLDFAKRRAGSNFPLSSRIDARQRELMEQERMVKDMMG; this is encoded by the coding sequence GACGCCAGTTCTGCCATCGTCTCGCCACAACAGGAGCACCAGTTGGGTCGCGCCTGGCTGGCCTTGCTGCGCAGTCAGGTCTCACAGCTCAACGATCCACTGCTCAAGGACTACGTCGAGTCCAGCGTTTACAAACTGGTGGAGACCAGCCAGGTCAACGACCGACGCCTGGAATTCATCCTGATCAATAGCCCACAGCTCAACGCCTTCGCCGCACCCGGCGGAATCGTCGGGGTAAACGGTGGATTGTTCCTCAACGCGCAAACCGAAGGCGAATACGCCTCGGTCATGGCCCACGAGCTGGCGCACTTGTCGCAACGCCACTTTGCCCGGGGCGTCGAAGCCCAGCAACGCATGCAGGTGCCGATGATGGCAGCGCTGCTGGCCGGCATTGTGATCGCCGCCGCCGGGGGTGGTGATGCCGGGATCGCGGCCATTGCCGGCACCCAGGCGGCCGCCATCCAGGAACAACGGCGCTTCTCTCGTCAGAACGAGCAGGAAGCCGACCGCATCGGCATCCAGAACCTGGAAAAGGCCGGCTATGATCCGCGGTCCATGCCGAGCATGTTCGAGCGGCTGATGCGCCAGTACCGTTTCGACGCCAGGCCCCCTGAATTCCTCCTGACTCACCCGGTGACCGAATCCCGAATCGCTGACACCCGCAACCGCGCCGAACAGGCAAGGCCAGGTGGCATCGAGGACAGCATGCGTTATCAATTGATTCGCGCACGGGTCAAGTTGATCTACGAAGAAACTCCGGGACTGGGCGCCAAGCGCTTCCGGGCGCAGTTGGATGAAAACCCGAAGAACGACGTGGCCCGCTATGGTTTGGCGATCGCGCAGATCAAGGGCGGCCAGTTGAATGAGGCCCGGGAAAACCTCAAGCAGCTGCTGGTCAAATCGCCCAACGAGATCATCTATAACCTGGCCCAGGTCGATCTGGACATCACCAGCAACAAGCTGCCAGACGCTCAGGCTCGCGTCGACCGGATGCTGACCCAGTACCCGGGCAACTATCCATTGAATCAGGTGCGTGTCGACCTGCTGCTCAAGCAGAACCGTCCCGCCGACGCCGAGAAAGCGCTTGAGGACCTGCTCAAGACTCGCCCCGACGATCCGGACGTCTGGTACATGGTGGCAGAGACTCGGGGGCTGTCGGGCAATATCATTGGCCTGCATCAAGCCCGCGCCGAATATTTCGCACTGGTAGGCGACTACCGTCAGGCCATCCAGCAACTGGACTTCGCCAAACGGCGCGCCGGTAGCAATTTCCCGCTGTCGTCACGCATCGACGCCAGGCAGCGCGAGCTCATGGAGCAGGAGCGCATGGTCAAGGACATGATGGGGTAA